In Juglans regia cultivar Chandler chromosome 5, Walnut 2.0, whole genome shotgun sequence, the following are encoded in one genomic region:
- the LOC108998469 gene encoding secoisolariciresinol dehydrogenase-like produces the protein MNGASSLLAPIAKRLAGKVALITGGASGIGESTARLFAEHGAKVIISDVQDELGFSVSQDKSINGAISYVHCDVTSECDVQNAVNTAVSKHGKLDIMFNTAGCTGQNKASILDHEQKDYKTVFDVNVLGSFLGAKHVAKVMIPVKRGTILFTASCVTESHGLASHSYTASKHAVVGLTKNLCVELGQYGIRVNCISPYGAATPLFLKGMGIDKKEKAEEILSSAASLKGPVLEAGDLAEAALFLASEESKHVSVLNLVVDGGYSATNVAFTETIQKFFT, from the exons ATGAACGGCGCATCGTCCTTGCTAGCTCCCATTGCTAAGAG ATTAGCAGGCAAGGTTGCTTTGATAACCGGAGGTGCAAGTGGCATTGGCGAGAGTACGGCAAGACTATTCGCTGAACATGGTGCTAAGGTCATCATTTCTGACGTCCAAGACGAGCTTGGTTTCTCAGTTTCCCAAGACAAAAGCATCAATGGTGCCATTTCCTACGTCCACTGCGATGTCACTAGCGAGTGTGATGTCCAGAATGCTGTCAATACTGCGGTGTCGAAGCATGGAAAACTGGACATAATGTTCAACACTGCAGGCTGTACTGGCCAAAACAAAGCATCCATCTTAGACCACGAGCAAAAGGATTACAAGACTGTTTTTGATGTGAATGTCTTGGGGTCATTTCTGGGGGCAAAACACGTGGCCAAAGTAATGATTCCAGTGAAAAGGGGCACCATTCTATTCACCGCAAGTTGTGTAACAGAGTCACATGGATTGGCCTCACACAGTTACACGGCATCCAAGCATGCCGTTGTGGGACTAACAAAGAATTTATGTGTTGAGTTGGGTCAGTACGGAATTAGAGTCAATTGCATATCACCATATGGTGCGGCCACCCCTTTATTCCTAAAAGGGATGGGAATAGACAAGAAGGAAAAGGCGGAAGAGATTTTATCCTCTGCGGCAAGTTTGAAAGGGCCAGTTTTGGAAGCAGGAGATTTGGCAGAGGCAGCGCTGTTCTTGGCGAGCGAGGAGTCCAAGCACGTGAGTGTGCTCAACCTAGTCGTGGATGGTGGTTATAGCGCAACCAATGTAGCTTTTACAGAGACCATACAAAAGTTCTTCACCTAA